One Ranitomeya imitator isolate aRanImi1 chromosome 1, aRanImi1.pri, whole genome shotgun sequence DNA window includes the following coding sequences:
- the LOC138649033 gene encoding uncharacterized protein: protein MQRCHPQVPWTPQLEIQCPPPKITPKDPRSPLVRVTVPEQDLGLLIRYYSLHWIPKVPQSSSDNQRRDSSFPIYSHALRPFNSTEDLYQDNARGFRLDNQYQQIQTHSAILPGVLGVPSRLRISKVSPASATRERRQNPFRQHHHSGVSKQARRHAIRDSDVFCYRNPEPSRKSPNIPYCTAHKRGKQPAGRLLKSTHRETRRVVPKPADFSRYSIPMGSTSSRSLRHKEKQKSPEICLPISSGSSGHSRRSPSPLAVQSSICFSADHTAAPSHSQNQNRRSEGDTNSSILAQETMVLVAANHVGLRSLGPPLNTQSSLPGSVFPPSSGQSTSHGLEFERQMLKSRGFSEGLINTLLQSRKPSTTKIYTKIWKKFLQFHTSSNTSEIPIQSILEFLQKGRELGLTANTLKVHVSALGALYGHNIAGNRWVSRFITACERINPVNIPRVPPWDLNLVLQALTDSPFETIDSIPIKILSLKTALLVALTSARRISDIQALSIDPPFLLTFQDKLVLKPDPSYLPKVAKTFHRSQEIILPTFFSNPSTPEEQKYHTLDVKSSVKVH from the exons atgcagagatgtcatccccaggtgccatggaccccacagctggagatccagtgccccccaccaaagatcacaccaaaggatcctcggagtccgctcgtaagagtgacggttccagaacaggatctcggccttctgatccggtactattcgcttcactgg ataccaaaagtacctcagagtagcagtgacaatcaacggcgagattcatcatttccaatatacagccatgcccttcggcctttcaacagcaccgaggatctttaccaagataatgctagag GATttaggctggataatcaataccaacaaatccagactcactccgctatcctgccaggcgttcttggggttccatctagactccgtatctcaaaagtgtctcctgcctcag ctacgagggaaagacgtcagaatcctttccgacaacaccaccacagtggcgtatctaaacaggcaaggaggcacgcgatcagagactctgatgtcttctgctacagaaatcctgaaCCTAGCAGAAAGTCGcctaacatcccttactgcactgcacataagaggggaaaacaaccagcaggcagacttcttaagtcgacacaccgtgaaacaaggagagtggtgcctaaaccagcagatttttcaagatatagtatccctatggggtcaacctcaagtagatctcttcgccacaaggagaaacaaaaaagtccggaaatttgcctccctatctctagcggatcatccggacattctagacgctctccaagccccttggcagttcagtctagcatatgcttttccgccgatcatactgctgccccaagtcattcgcaaaatcagaaccgaaggagcgagggtgatactaatagctccattctggcccaagagaccatggttctcgtggctgcaaaccatgtcggtctcagatccttgggtcctcccctcaacacccaatcttctcttccagggtccgtttttccaccctcaagtggacagtctacatctcacggcctggaatttgagaggcagatgctaaaatcaagggggttctcggagggattgataaacacgctcctccagagtagaaaaccttccactacaaagatttacacaaaaatatggaagaaattcctacaattccatacatcttcaaacacgtcagaaattccgatacagtctatcctggaatttcttcaaaaagggagagaactaggtttaactgcaaacaccttaaaagttcatgtttcagcactaggagctctctatggccataacattgcggggaatagatgggtatcccgatttattacagcctgtgaacggataaatccagttaatatacctagagttcctccctgggatctaaacttagttttacaagccctaacagactctccatttgaaacaatagattcaataccaatcaagatcctatcactaaaaacggccctcttggtagcactgacttcagcccggagaatcagtgacatccaagcactctctatagatccacctttcctgttaacctttcaggataagttggtccttaaaccagacccttcctaccttcccaaagtagctaagacatttcataggtctcaggaaataatcttgcccactttcttcagtaatccttccactcctgaagaacaaaagtaccacactctagatgttaagagtagtgttaaagtacattga